In the genome of Pseudonocardia cypriaca, the window GGGCCGGGCGGCATCGCCCACGTGCTGGAGCACCTCGGCCCGCCCACCGAAGCGTGGTGGCGCGACATGGGCGACCCGTCACTCACCCCCGAGCTGGCGGCCAAGATCGTCGCGGGGGTCGATGCCGAGCTGGACGGCACCGACCAGGCCGAGCTGGTGGCCCGCCGCGACGCCGCGTTGCGCGCCCTGCTCGCCAGCAAGGCCGAGCACCAGCTGCCTTAGGAGGAGACGATGGACCTCGCCTCGCTGGACGCCATCGACGTCCACGTGCACGTCGAGCAGGACGGGCACGGTTGCCTCTCGCTCGACCAGGAGCTGATCGACGCCTCGGCGAAGTACTTCAAGGCCGACCAGGACCGGACCCCGACGGTGGCCTCGATCGCCGAGCACTACCGCGCCCGCCGCACCGCGGCGGTCGTCTTCACGGTGGACGCCACCGCGGGCACGGGCCACCCGGCGCTGTCCAGCGAGGAGATCATCGACGCCGCGGCCGAGCACGCCGACGTGCTGATCCCGTTCGGCTCGGTGGACCCGCACGCCGGCAAGGCCGCCGTCGCGCGGATCCGCAGGCTCGTCGAGCGCGGCGCCCGCGGGTTCAAGTTCCACCCAGCCTGCAGGTGTTCGAGCCGAACGACCGCACGTTCTACCCGCTCTACGAGGCCATCGCCGAGCTCGGCGTCCCGGCGCTGTTCCACACCGGCCAGACCGGCATCGGCGCCGGCCTGCCCGGTGGGCGCGGGATCAAGCTGCGCTACTCCGCCCCGATGCTGCTCGACGACGTCGCGGCCGACTTCCCGGAGCTGACGGTGGTGATGGCCCACCCGTCGGTGCCGTGGCAGGACGAGGCGATCTCGATCGCCACCCACAAGGCGAACGTCTACATCGACCTGTCCGGCTGGTCCCCGCGCTACTTCCCGCCGCAGCTGGTGCGCGCGGCGAACGGGCTGCTCAAGCGCAAGGTGCTCTTCGGCTCCGACTTCCCCCTGATCACGCCGGAGCGGTGGCTGCGCGACTTCGCCGAGCTCGACGTCAAGGACGAGGTCCGCCCGCTGGTCCTCAAGGAGAACGCGGTGCGGATGTTGGGACTGGGCTGAGCGCTCGGCCGTTCCGGCTACGCTGGCGACGTCGGCACCCAGAACCTGAGCTTCACGCCCCGCTGGTCCTCGAACTCGCCGCCGCACGCCTCGATCACCTTCCGGGAGCCGAGGTTGTCGACGTCGCAGGTGATGAGCGCGCGGTCGATGCCGAGACCGGCGGCGATCGGCAGCGCGGCGCGCAGCATGGCGGTGGCGTGGCCGCGGCGGCGAGCGCTCGGGCGCACGTCGTATCCGATGTGTCCGCCGACGTCGAGCAGTTTCGGGGTCAGCCGGTGCCGGATGGCGAGCCGGCCGAGGTACTCGGCGCCCTCGACCCACCACAGCGTGGTGGCCGGCACGATGCCGGCCGGTCGTGGCCTGTCCGCCTCCGCCTCGGCGCGCAGGTCCCGCACGTACCGGGCGAAGCCCTCCCGGGTGTGCCAGGTCGGGCCGTACCTGCGGATCTCCGCGCCGATCACGGTCTGGTCGTCCGGCCCGCCCCTGCCCTCGGCCTGGAACTCGGCCATCGCCGCCACGTACGACTCGCGCACGTGTCTCACGGGACGGACCAGCTCGGGCGCGTGCGCAGCCTAGTGATCCCCCGGACTCGCGATCATGTTGCGGACCCACCGGCGACCAGCGGGACCGAGCGCTCCTGGGGCACCGGCTCGGCCCGTGGCACGTGGTCGAGCACGGGCTGCAAGGCGGGGCACCAGCTCGTCTACGCGAAGTCGGCGGGGGAGTACTCCTTCGGCTCGACGAGCACCATCCAGTTGCCGGAGTTGTCGCGGGCCACGGCCTCCACCCCGTACGGGCGCTCCTCGGGCGGCTGGATGAACTCGACGCCCTTGGCCTGCAGGTCCTCGTAGGTCTTGCGGCAGTCGTCCACGTTGACGCCGATCCCGAACATGTTGCCCGCGTCGAGGGCGCGGTTGATGGAGGCCACCAGGTCGTCCGGGATCGGCGGGCCGGGCACCGTGAGGTGGATCTGCAGGTCCGGCTGGGTCGGGCTCTTCACGGTGCACCACCGGTAGCCCTCGCCGAGCGTGATGTCGGTGTGCTCCTGGAAGCCGAGCACATCGATGTAGAAGGCCTTGCTGGCGTCGACGTCCTTGACGAACACGCTGGCGATCGAGACGTTCGTGATCATGCGGTCAAGGCTAGGAGCCGGGGGCCTCCGGCCGCTTCTCCTCGCTTGCGCAGTCCTGTTCCTCGGGGCCGCGCCGCTCGGCGAGTCCCCACATGAACACGAAGCACCCGGGGATGCGCGGCGCGCCGGTGGCGGCCCACCGGCGCTGGAACTCGCTCGGTGACTCGCCGACCAGCTCGCGGAACCGGCTGCTGAACGAGCCGAGACTGGAGAAGCCGACGGCGTGGCAGACCTCGGTGACGGTGAGGTTGGTGGCGCGCAGGAGGTCCTGGGCGCGCTCCACCCGGCGCTGCGACAGGTGTGCGGCGGGGGAGACGCCGTAGGTGGCGGTGAACAGCCGCTGGAAGTGGTACTTGCTGATCCCGGCGACCGCCGCGATCGCCTCCAGGTCGAGCGGCTCCGTGTAGTGGCGGTCGACGTGGTCGCGGGCGCGGCGCAGGTGCACCAGCAGGTCGGCCGGTGCCCGGCGGGTCGGGGCGCTCACGACGGCCGAGTCTAGAACGCCCCGACGGGTTCTACTTGGGAGTGGCGAAGTCCTGCGTCCAGTAGCCGTCGGCAACGCCGACGCCGATGTTCTTTAAGGCGCAGTTGAGGATGTTCTTGCGGTGGGCGTCGCTGTTCATCCACATCTGCATCGCGTACTCCGGCGACGTCGTGCCCATCGCGACGTTCTCCCCGACCTTCCGCCACTTGTAGCCGGCCCGGGTGACGCGCTGGCCGAGCGTGGAGCCGTCCGAGCCGACGTGGGTCATCGTCTCCGTGTCCGCCTGGTCCTGCGAGTGCTTCTGCGCCGCGGTGGTCAGGCGGCTGTCCACGGTGACGGGCTTGCAGCCCGCCTCGGCGCGCTCCTGGTTGACCAGGGCGACCACGGTGTCGGTCCCGCCTGCGGTCGTCGCGGCGTAGGCGGCCGTGGTGGGCACCGTGCATGCGACGGCGACCAGAGCGGCGACGAGCGGTAGGCGGGCGGCGCCGCCGGTGCGTTCTCTCACGCCCTTACAACCCCCGAACGGGCGAACGGGATACGCCCTTTGTCACGTGGCGTGACGCGACGTGTCGATCACGGCTCCCGGCCGGGGGAGGATGCGGGCATGCGCGTTCTGATCGCCGCCCTCGGCTCACGGGGCGACGTCGCCCCCTTCGTCGGGCTCGGGCAGCGCCTGGCCACTGCGGGGCACGAGGTGACCGTGGCGGCCCACACCGAGTTCGCGCCGCTCGTCCGCTCTGGTGGGCTCGGGTTCGCCGGCGTCGCTGGGGACGCCCGGTCGATCTCCGACTTCCCGCGCGGCTGGCGGTCGTCGCCCCGGTTCCTCGCCGAGCAGGCGCGGCGCATGACGCGGTACCTCGAGGACGCCGCGGTCGACCTGCTCGCGGCCGCGCGGCACGCGGACGTCCTGCTCGTCAACCTGACGGCGATGTTCGGCTACGAGATCGCCGACGGGCTCGGCATCCCCGGCATGGGCGTGTACTGCCAGCCGGTGGAGCCGACGGGTGCCTTCCCGCCGATCTTCCTCCACTCCGCACGCTCACTGGGGAGCCTCGGCAACCGGGTCGC includes:
- a CDS encoding helix-turn-helix domain-containing protein, translated to MSAPTRRAPADLLVHLRRARDHVDRHYTEPLDLEAIAAVAGISKYHFQRLFTATYGVSPAAHLSQRRVERAQDLLRATNLTVTEVCHAVGFSSLGSFSSRFRELVGESPSEFQRRWAATGAPRIPGCFVFMWGLAERRGPEEQDCASEEKRPEAPGS
- a CDS encoding GNAT family N-acetyltransferase — translated: MRESYVAAMAEFQAEGRGGPDDQTVIGAEIRRYGPTWHTREGFARYVRDLRAEAEADRPRPAGIVPATTLWWVEGAEYLGRLAIRHRLTPKLLDVGGHIGYDVRPSARRRGHATAMLRAALPIAAGLGIDRALITCDVDNLGSRKVIEACGGEFEDQRGVKLRFWVPTSPA
- a CDS encoding VOC family protein produces the protein MITNVSIASVFVKDVDASKAFYIDVLGFQEHTDITLGEGYRWCTVKSPTQPDLQIHLTVPGPPIPDDLVASINRALDAGNMFGIGVNVDDCRKTYEDLQAKGVEFIQPPEERPYGVEAVARDNSGNWMVLVEPKEYSPADFA
- a CDS encoding CAP domain-containing protein, which codes for MRERTGGAARLPLVAALVAVACTVPTTAAYAATTAGGTDTVVALVNQERAEAGCKPVTVDSRLTTAAQKHSQDQADTETMTHVGSDGSTLGQRVTRAGYKWRKVGENVAMGTTSPEYAMQMWMNSDAHRKNILNCALKNIGVGVADGYWTQDFATPK